The following proteins are encoded in a genomic region of Zea mays cultivar B73 chromosome 9, Zm-B73-REFERENCE-NAM-5.0, whole genome shotgun sequence:
- the LOC118473292 gene encoding uncharacterized protein — MKTHDLTCLFLDNALAARPTCGVDAYFLLCTNVVLLEHCLCKCEMVPPVKNDSMQNANRLPLFLKLSVEVRYQSTGR; from the exons ATGAAAACACACGATCTCACATGTCTGTTTCTGGATAATGCCCTTGCTGCCCGACCAACATGCGGGGTTGATGCGTACTTTCTCTTGTGCACAAATGTTGTCTTGCTAGAACACTGCCTGTg CAAATGTGAAATGGTTCCCCCGGTAAAGAATGATTCCATGCAAAACGCAAATCGACTTCCTCTCTTTCTCAAACTTTCTGTGGAAGTAAGATATCAATCAACAGGCAGGTAG
- the LOC100282967 gene encoding protein binding protein, with protein MLGASPRGRKAAAPPVKLGSAKEAPAAGGGGSGGKVPAEEVWEVRPGGMLVQKRGGGDDEPSPNVKPVPTIRVKVKHAGVTHEIYISSEASFGELKKLVAAKTGLHPDDQKVLYKDRERDSKVFLDTAGVRDRSKVVVLEDPEARARRLIGERRSGHLQKAARAVAAVTAEVDKLAPKVAALDASVRRGEKVAEKDVVQVTELLMNELLRLDAVVADGDVKAQRRMQVKRVQKYVETLDAVAAKNAALVGKSGEKAAAKPAPAPAPAPAPPPRQQGQGQTRWEMFDLLSSLPSTSSASSTTTVSSTASSGAPPPSRPDWMLF; from the exons ATGCTGGGAGCGAGCCCCAGGGGCAGgaaggccgccgcgccgccggtgAAGCTGGGGTCGGCGAAGGAGGCGCCGGCGGCCGGTGGAGGAGGGAGCGGCGGCAAGGTGCCGGCGGAGGAGGTGTGGGAGGTGCGGCCCGGCGGGATGCTGGTGCAGAagaggggcggcggcgacgacgagcCGTCGCCCAACGTGAAGCCCGTGCCCACCATCCGGGTCAAGGTCAAGCACGCCGGCGTCACGCACGAGATCTACATCAGTTCCGAGGCCTCCTTCG GGGAGCTGAAGAAGCTGGTGGCCGCCAAGACGGGGCTGCACCCCGACGACCAGAAGGTGCTGTACAAGGACAGGGAGCGTGACTCCAAGGTGTTCCTGGACACGGCTGGCGTCAGAGACCGCTCCAAGGTGGTGGTGCTGGAGGACCCCGAGGCCCGCGCGCGCCGACTCATCGGGGAGCGCCGCAGCGGCCACCTCCAGAAGGCCGCCAGGGCCGTCGCCGCGGTCACCGCCGAGGTCGACAAGCTGGCACCCAAG GTGGCGGCGCTGGACGCGTCGGTGCGCAGGGGGGAGAAGGTCGCGGAGAAGGACGTGGTGCAGGTGACGGAGCTGCTAATGAACGAGCTGCTCAGGCTCGACGCCGTGGTCGCGGACGGCGACGTCAAGGCGCAGAGGCGGATGCAG GTGAAGCGCGTCCAGAAGTACGTGGAGACGCTGGACGCGGTGGCGGCCAAGAACGCCGCCCTCGTCGGCAAGTCCGGCGAGAAGGCCGCGGCcaagccggcgccggcgccggcgccggccccGGCCCCGCCGCCGCGGCAGCAGGGACAGGGGCAGACGCGGTGGGAGATGTTCGACCTGCTGTCGTCGCTGCCGTCCACGTCCTCGGCCTCGTCAACGACGACCGTGAGCTCCACGGCGTCCTCcggcgcgccgccgccgagccgcccggaCTGGATGCTCTTCTGA